The following DNA comes from Flavobacterium sp. N3904.
AATCAAATTGTCATTCAGGAAAACATTGTTAACAATAATGGAATTAATTTAGAGAATAACCATATTATTACATCAAAATTTAGTTTTAACGATGGGTATCAATTTAACGAAATAGGTATTACTAATTTAGAGCAGGTAAGTAATCCTGATTTCTATCGAAAAGTTAAAAATGTCCTTAGAACACAAGCATTAATTTTAGAAGGAAAATACAATGACACACTTTCGAGAATTTATTTGAAAGCAGGAACCCGAATTAATTATATTCAAAAGTTTGAAAAATATATTGTAGAACCCAGAATACAATTTAGTTATGGTGTCACTAAAAATCTAAATTTAGAACTGCTAGGCGAGCTAAAAAGTCAAAATTCCCAACAAATCATTGATTTGCAAAAAGATTATTTTGGCATTGAAAAAAGACGTTGGGTTCTCTCAAACAACACAACAATCCCTATTCAAAGAAGCAAACAAATTTCATTAAATATATTCTATAAAAAGAATAATTGGCTGTTGGATATAGAAAATTTTTATAAAAAAGTAGCAGGAATTACAACTTCCAGCCAAGGTTTTCAGAATCAGTTAGAATTTATTCGAACAAATGGCGATTATCAAGTTTTGGGAACAGAGATACTAGTTCAGAAAAAAATAAATCACTTTCTGACTTGGTTGAGTTATACCTATAATAAAAATAATTATTATTTCTACAATTATGAATATCCAAGATTCCCAAATAATTTTGAGTTAATTCATACTTTATCCTGTGCCGCAATTTATGAGAAAAACGATTTCAAAATAGCTTTAGGAACAAAATTATCTTCAGGAAGGCCTACAACCTCACCCCACAGTTCTCAAATTGATCCTTCAAATCCTGTTCTGATTTATAACAAGCCGAATAACACCAATTTAAATATATTTTCACAAGTCAATTTTTCTTCCACTTACCAATGGGAAACTACAAATAGAACCCAATATAAGTTGGGGCTATCTGTATTAAATATCCTAAATAGAAAAAATGAAATCAATGAATATTACAGAATAAGTTCTTTAACAAATTCTATAGAGGAAGTTGAAACATTCGCACTGCAAAGAACTTTAAACATGAGCTTTAGAGTTTCATTTTAATTCTATTTCTACAAGGTTTCAAAAAAATTATTACTCTTTTTTTAATTTTTTTCATAAAATAACAATTCTTTGGTAGGGTAATCTGCATCAAAGCTGTTTTACTATTGAATCCTATTAAAAGGATAAAATGATTCCTTATTAACCCAATAAATTAATTGACTATGAAAAAATTTAAAGCAGCCTGTTCAGTGTTAGTTATAGCTTTTGCAATGATGTCATGTAGCGGAGGTAGTGATGATCCAGTGACTCCTCCAGTGACACCCCCAACAGATGGAGGTGGTGGCTCAACAGTAACCAATCCAACTTATACGGCAAATATTAAAGCAATTATTGATGGAAATTGTATATCCTGCCATGGTCCAGGAGGAGAACAAAGCGATCATCCACTTCTAACGTATGCACAAGTAAGTGCCAGATCTTCGGATATAAAAGAAAGAATAGCAAAACCGGCCGGAGACCCTATGGTGATGCCTAAAGGCGGAAAATTGTCACAAGCTAATATTGATTTGATTAATAAATGGATTACCAACGGTATGCCTAATTAGAGCCACGTATCAAAAAAGGAAAAAAGAAATGAGTAAAAAAGCCAAATTAATTATTTTAATACCTATCATAATTGGGTTGTTTGGCTTTTTCGCCTATAATTATGTCATGTATGGCGGTGCCCGAAATTTGACAACCGAAGAAACCATTTTTGCAGTTACTTCTTCATCCATTAGCTCAGAATTTATCACAAACATTGAAAAAGCAAATGAAAAATACCTTGAAAAAGCAATAACGATAAAAGGAAAAATCACTGCATCTAATACAAACAATGTTATCCTGGACGGGGTTATTATTTGCAGTTGTAACAATCAGGAATTACCAATTAAAACAGAAGAAATAGTAACCGTAAAAGGGAGGGTCGTTGGTTATGATGATTTGATGGGGGAATTAAAATTGGATCAATGTTTTGTAATCAAAAATTAAATTAAATGAATGTAAAATTAATATTTTTCTTATTATTTGGACTTTTGGTTGCAAGCCACGCCTCTGCTCAGGATGATTTGTTAAAGGAATTGGATACCGTAAAATCCAAAGAAAAACAAGTTGCAGTTGCAGCTTTCAAAGGGCTTCAGATTTGCAATATGCAATCGACAAAGTTAGCTGGTAAAGGTGAATGGTATGTGCTGATTTCACACCGCTTTGGCGATTTGACTGAAGGTTTAGACAATTTTTTTGGACTGGATGATGCTTATACAAAATTAGGTGCAATTTATGGGGTTACGAATTGGCTGTCCATCGGACTGTCAAGACAAACCAATAATAAAATTTACGAATTAACGGCTAAATATAGATTTAAAAGCCAAGAAATAGATGGGTTTCCAGTCACGATTGTGGGCTACAATACTATGGATATTAATTCCAATTTAAGCACGGATATCTACCCGGGATTAAAACCCTATAATCGTCTGGCTTATAGCACCCAATTATTAATTTCAAGAAAATTTACTGATAAGTTCTCTGCCGAATTAACACCAATTTATATTCATAAAAACCTATATGATCAAACTACCGAAAAGGAGAATCAATTTACATTAGGAATGGGAGGAAGATATAAATTGACGAAAAGATTAAGTGTGAATTTTGAATATGCGCCTCGAATAGATGCTCCTGAAAATATTGTTTACCATGATTTGCTTTCGCTGGGTTTGGATATTGATACAGGAGGGCATATTTTTCAGTTGGTATTCTCCAATTGTCAGACAATGAATGATGTTTATGTGTTTACTGATGCTACTGGAAAATGGAATGGGGGGAGTCTGTATTTTGGATTTAACTTGTATAGAGTTTTTTAAAATTAATAAAATATACAGATGAAAAAAAAGCAACTATTCTTGATATTATTATGCGGTGCATTCGTTGTTTCCTGCGAGTCAAACACTTATGATGAGATAAGCAAACAAACTGAAAATCCTACTTACGAAGCGGATGTAGAGCATATTATGCATCATAATTGCCTTAGTTGCCATTATGGAACGAATCAATATCCTAATCTGGAAACCTATGATGGCGTGAAAAATGCTTGCATTAATGTTAATTTAGTTTGTAGAATCGAATCGGAAAAATGTGGGGAAAGAATGCCGCAAGGAGGAAAATTGCCACAATCGGATATTGATTTGATAAAACTCTGGGTGGCTAACGGATTTGTGGAAAAATAAACTAAAATGATAAAAAAAACAGCATTCTTGATAATGTGTTTTTTTGTGGGAAACATAATTTTCTCCCAAAAAATGATGACACGAACCGGGCAAATAAAATTTGAGGCCTCTGAACCTTCCTTTGAGCCTGTTGCAGCCGAAAGTAATTCGGTTTCTGCAGTTCTAGATGGATCGAATGGTGAATTTGCTGTATTGGCTTTAATAAAGACTTTCAAGTTTAAAGTTCCTTTGATGGAAGAACATTTTAATGAAAATTATTTGGAGTCTTCCAAATATCCAAAAGCAACTTTTAAAGGTAAAATTATAAATTTTGATGCCTCAAAATTGACTACTTCCGAAAAATACGATTTAGAAGGCGATTTGACCATACATGGTGTAACCAAAAAGATTAAAACAAAAATCACATTAGTTTCAAAAGATGGAAAATTATATGTGACCAATAGTTTTAACGTAAAAGCTCATGATTTTGATATAAAAATACCCAGTATTGTGAAGAGTAAAGTATCGGACGATGTAAATGTTGTCTTTGATTTTATTCTTGATAAAAAGTAATCTTTTCAAAATCATATTATTCAAATCATAAGGCAAGCATATTTTTTTAAGTGACAATTGCATAATTGGAATGACATTTTAAAAAACATGCCCAACCAGCAATTTGTAATACACATATTTAAATAATAGCAAAATTTAACAATTGACTTTTCAACCTTTATATAACCTTAAAAATATTTAATTATGAAATCTGTATTTAATTTTTCAGTAATCTTATTATTGCTTTTTATTGGAGTTTCTTGCTCCAATAGTGATGACAATCCTACCCCTACACCAACTCCGATAATTGTTACCTTCAACGCTACTTTGGATGGTGCAAGTGAAGTCCCGGCAAATGCTTCAACTGCAACAGGAACCGCAACATTGAGTTATAATAAAACTACAAAAATCTTCACACTCAATCTAACCTATTCCGGATTAACACCAACCATGGGTCATATCCACGTTGGAGCGGTAGGTGTTAGCGGCTCTGTTGTATTTCCTTTTTCCAACTTGATGTCACCTTTTAGTTATACAAGTGCTGCCTTGACTACTGCACAAGAGGCTGATCTTTTGGCTAATAATTACTATGTAAACTTACATACTGCTACTTTTCCTGGAGGGGAAATCAGAGGCCAACTAACTACCTCAAATCCTGGTGGAACTGGCGGAGGCACTTACTAACACTTCTTCACCGTATAAAAAGCAAAGCCTTACTAATTTAATAGAAAGGCTTTGTTTTTTTTAAGACAACTAGTGAGCTAATTTTCGGATTGAAAAATAGCAACCCAAACCATTGGAAAGTATACTATCACAAAAAAATAAAATGCTATAAATTATATTATAGCATTTTATTTTTTTTATACATCAGTTGCCTAAAATCAGATTAGTAAATACAAGTTGTTAGAATACTATTTTTATTTTCGCAATTCAATGGCATAACGGTTAACATCGGCGCTCCCAAAATAAATAGTATTGTTAGCCACCTCATTTTTTCAATTCCATTACCCACATTCTCATCGCAGGAATCGCAGTTTTCTTCGAAGTATCAAACCCTTCCTCGGTTATAACATTTTTTGCTGATGCAAAACCGGCAGTTCTTTCGTTATACTTTTTAAAATCAATTTCTTTTTCAGAATTGCTTGTATTCATAACACACATTATGGTTTGATTTTCATCGTATCTGAAATAAACATACAAACCATCTACAGGAACATAGTGCATCATTTTTCCCGTCTTAAGCGCCGAAGCATTTTTCCTGAAATTGCCGAGTTTACGTACTAAGTCCTGCGTTGATTTTTCATCGTCGGTCATTCCTTTTCCTGTAAAGGCATTTTTGGAATCTTCTTTCCAACCACCAGGGAAGTCAGAACGCACCAGTCCATCGGGATTTTTAAATCCTTTCATCAATACTTCAGATCCATAATACAATTGTGGAATTCCTCTACAAGTTAACAACCACTGAAAACCCATTTTCTGCTTTTCGACATTCTCTCCTACTACGGAGAAAAAACGTGGTTCATCATGATTATCCAATAAGAGCACTTTCTGCATTGGATTCTTACTCAAATAATCACTGCTCAATGTATAGTACAATCTGTTCACGCCTTCTTTCCAACCAAAAGGCTCAGTCAAAGCAGGTATAATTCCGTAATACAAACTCTGGAAATCTACTACAGATGGTAAGTTGCTTTTGAAACTAACATCCATATTATTTTGCTCAAAATACGCCTGATTGGCCACACCATGAACCATGATTTCTCCAAATATACTTATCTTAGGAAACTCATCCATTATGGCTTTATTACAGCGATTCGCAAAATCCAAATCATTATAAGTATAAGTGTCAAGGCGAACTCCATCAATACCAAATTTTTCAATATGCCAAATACAATTTTGAATAATAAAATTGGCCATAAATGGATTACCTTGATTGATATCGGGCATTATCTTGTCAAACCAACCATCACTCATTCTTTTTTTATCTGATTTTGCACCATACGGATCAAACAGAGGGATTTCTCTATAATTGGTTTGAGTATAAGTTGGCCAACGATGTACCCAATCATTGGCAGGCGGATCCAGTTCTAAAAAATGGAAAGAGCCAATATGATTGTAAACCGCATCAAAAATAAGCTTCATGCCTCTTTTATGTAATTGATCACTCAACTTCTCATACAAAGCATCGTCACCATATCTTTTATCAATTTTATAATGATTCGTGATGGCATATCCGTGTTCAGTTCTTTTCTCCATATCATTTTCCATAATTGGAGTAAACCATAATGTGGTAACGCCAAGCCCTTGAACATAATCCAGATTATTCAATACTCCCTGTAAATCGCCTCCATGACGATCAAACATTTCGTTTCGGTTAAGGGACTGATCTCTCATTCCTTTTACCTTGTCATTTGTTACATCGCCATTACTGAAACGATCCACCATAATTAGATCTATAAAATCACTAGAAGTAACCCCTTGGGCATATTCTGTTCCATTGCCTGATCTTCGATTATAAAGTGGCCATTTTATTTTTTGCTTTCCAACTTTTTGATTCAATTCAATAGTTACATCTCCAGCGACTGTCTCGGGTGCAATAACAATATCTACGGCAATATATTTTTGGTTTGGAAATGAATGCGTTTTGACTACAGTTATTCCTGGATAGTTTATACTTACTTTATCCGAAGCAAACGAATCATCAGTACTTCGAATCAGTAATTGGATAGAATTAGTCTTCATGCCTGTCCACCAATTTGTGGGATAGACCTCAATATTTTTGGCATTTGCTACCAAAGAAAAACCAAATAATAGCATTAAAATTAAAGCTGATTTCTTCATAATTATTGTTTAAGGTTTAAATAGTTTGCGAAAGATATTTTACTTTTCATTTATCTTAAAGTGTCTTATTTAAACAACCTGATTTGTGTTGCAAACAACATTTTAAAGTCTCATGTCATTTAAATACAAAAAAATGTTTTCTGCAACAGATCAATTTTAATTCTAAAACAAAACACTTAGCTTTACATTTCAGAAAACAAATTCGGTAATGAATGATTCAGTTATGTATTCCGGGAGTACATCCCAAAAAATAAAAATGTATACTATCTATTGGTTGGGATACATCTTGTTGTTCAGTTTAATTCAAGGTTTGCCTACAGCCGATTTTTGGAGAGCCTTATCCAATGAATGCTATAGTGTACTTCCTAAAATATTGTTTGTTTTACTTATTGTCGAAGTAGCCATGCCGCTTTTATTCTTCAAAAAAAAGAGAGCCCTTTTCATTTTAATTTATGTGCTTTCAATACTTTTCTTTGCTTTTATTCAGCGGTTAATTGATAATTACATTATAATAGCTTTTAATTTAACCGAATGGAAAATCGAACCATTATTTTCAGCTCCCGCATATTTGTATAATGTGATTAAACTACAGTTTGTTATTACTATCCCTTTGGCAATAAAATTAGTATATTATCTTGCTGAAGAGAAAAACAGGGTTCAAGCAATCCTGTCCGAGAAGCTGGAAGCTGAATTATTTTCATTGCGAAATCAGTTTCATCCTCATTTTTTATTTAATGTTCTCAATAGCTTGTACTCCAAAATCTTGAGTAAATCAGATGATTCTGCTGACATTGTACTTCAAATTTCAGATTTTCTTAGATATTCTGTTTATGATGTGAATTCCAGACACATTCCTTTGGAAAAAGAAATTGAATATCTAAAAAACTACATTTCGTTGCAACAATTGCGATTTGATAACCGACTTGAACTGAGTTTTAGTACCAATGGAATTTGTAAAAATCAATTTATCGAACCATTTTTAATCCTTCCATTTATTGAAAATAGTTTCAAATATTGCTTAGACGATGTCAATTCCCAAGCATGGATTACCATTTCTATTTCAGCTTCAGAAGATTGGTTGACAATTAAAATTGAGAATAGCTTACCGCCAGACTTTTCGAAAAACAGAAATATCGAAAATCAATACAGCGGAGTCGGGATCGCTAATGTGAAAAGAAGATTGGAATTGCTTTATCCAAATCAGCATAATTTGATCATCAAAAATGAAGAAGATTCGTTTTTTGTTTCTTTAAAAATAAAAATAAATGACACCCACTAGAATCAATTGTATCATTATAGAAGATGAACTTCCAGCATCCATATTACTTGAAATGCATATAGCCAAATTTGATTTTTTGGATTTGAAAGGAAAGTTCATGAGTACAAACAATGCTGTGAATCTTTTGAAGACCCAAAAAATAGATTTGCTTTTTTTGGATATAAATTTACCTGGAAAATCGGGTATAGAATTTGCAAAATCATTGCCAAATGATATTGGAATCATTTTCACAACCGCCAATCCACAATATGCTGTAGAAGGATTTGAATTGGAAGCGATTGATTATTTATTAAAACCCATTTCATTCGATCGTTTCTCGAAAGCTATACAGAAATATTGCAAAATTCAGAAAACAAATCAGGAATTCGAGCAACTTTCTAAAGCAGAAACGGAACGTCCCTTTGTATTTGTAAAATGCGAAAGAAAAAAACTTAAATTATATCTCGACGAAATTGATTATTTTGAATCGCAAGGCAATTATCTCTTAATTCATACTGAAAAAGATTGCTTTAAAACACATCAATCCATTACGGAAATGATTGAGAAATTACCCGAAGGCTTTTTTTGCAGAATCCATCGTTCTTTTCTCATTACACTGAAAAAAGTTTCTCAATTCAACAGTCGTTCAGTAACTATTAAAAATAAGGTTTTACCCATCGGACGATTATACGCTTCAAAAACGAATGTTTTATTGCAATCTATTTTGATAAATCATTGCTGATTTTTGAGATTTAAAAACATATGAGTGAAAAGTACGTTTGATAGCGACTGAACTTTAATTATTATTTGCGCATTTCGTCAAAAAATGGAGTTGTTTTTTCCTCTACGCATTTAGCCGCGTATAAATACATAGCCGCACTCCAAGTTTGCCAATTTTGACCTTTGGGTTCACCGTCCTGCGCTTTTATCCATTCATTAAAACCAAATTCCATATTTGCTTCATTTATATAATTGGAGGATTTTTCGTTATTGTTGGCCGCTGATTCAGTCAATAGATTCGTTTTTTTCAAACATTCCGTTAATATTATTAATTTCTGTTCTGCCAATGCAAATCTTTTTGCCGCCACTAATGCTGCAACATAAAAACCACATATAAATGGCCAAATACCACCATTATGATAATCACCCGGATTATTAAATTCAGAATATCTATCGTGCCAATCAGGATCATTTGGATTGGTATAAGGAAAAAAATTTGGAGGCAAATCAACTGCCAATAATCCTTTATTTTTCATTTCTTCACATTCGGTCTCTATCCAAGAAATCATTTCATCAGCTCTTTTTGGCGAGGCAATTCCCGATAAAATAGCAATACAATTCCCTAACAAATCAAAACGTTCACTACTATACACTTTATAGGCCCAAAAAGCATAATACGGTTTGTGTTTCAATACCAAACCTTCATGTACATGATGATGAATCACACCTCCCGTAATGGTAAAACGTTTCATTTCATGGTATAGATTATCTGCCCTTTTAGATTGATTTAAAATTTTTAAAAAACTATAGGTCAAAGTATTCACAAACAATCCGTATCCGAGTACCCATTGCTCGTCTCGCCAGTCGCTAGTGGGTTGTTGGGCTACTAAATACATATCGGATGGACTTTGATATTCCATCCAAACTAATGCTTTTTGAACAGCTTCTTTTAAAAAATCAGGTTCGTTAATTATTTGTCTGTATATACCCACTCCCAATAAAAACAAGGGTGTTGTATCACTCGCTCCCCTGTCATCAGAATCATGAACCAGAGAGGGAATATGTCCTCTTTCAGATTGGTTTATTGCCAAAGTTTCCAAAACCTTCCGAATGCTATTTACTAACAGTTCATTTCCAGAAACGACAATTCCGAGAATCGAAATCAACAAATCTCTGGTGTAGGGCTCTGGATACCCCCAGCCCGCAGTTCGAGGTAGCCCATGAAATGGACCATGCATGTTGTGCAAAAGCACTTCAAGAGCTGCTTTTTTGGCTGTATTTATTGCTGAAGTATGTTGAGAATTTATCATCACAATTTATTTTAGACCTAATTTATCATTCATTATAGCTATAAATTTTTTGGCAACAATTCTATAATCAAAGTTTTCGACTACTCTTTTCCTGCCTTCTTTTCCCATTTTTTTCCTTAATTCGGCATCATTCATCAAGGTTAATAATCCACTGGCAATATCTTGAACATTGGCGCGATAATCAACGGTTCGAGGCTCATTAAATATAACTTTATAATTGTTTTCAAATCCTGATTCATCACCAAGAATAACTTCATTCACCACAATTTTTTTGGCAACATTGGCTAAAAATGCGGTTTTGCCATCAATCAAAGTGTCTAACATTCCCATAGCTTTAATACCAATGACCGGTTTTTCACATGCTCCTGCTTCTACTTGTGGCATTCCAAATCCTTCTAATCGAGAGGGAGCCGCATAAATATCGCAGGCACCAATGAGGTAAGGCATGAAATTTCGAGAAATAGTGTTGGTTGTATAGGTAATGTTTTTTTCTATACCCAAATTGGATGCGATCTGTAGATCTTCAAGATTTTGGGACTTTGTTCTTTGTTGAGGCCAAACTTTACAAACATATTTCCAATCAGGTGCTTTAGTGTCAATAATAGATAAGGCTTGCATAACTTCCTGAGCCCCTTTGGATGCGGCATCTCCACCAACCGTTAAAATCATTAATTGATCTGGAGAAATACCCAAAGATTCACGAACGTCCAGAATTTTGGGATCGTTTTTATCGTAAGCTTTAAAAGAATCGGTATCGCAACCCACAGGCAAAACTTCAATTTTATCTCCATTGATACCGTCCCTAACATACATTTCTTTTACCCAATGCGATGTGACCAATATTAATGGAAGTTCATTTAAAACTTCCTGATAATTAGCAATATAACCATCAGCAACCAACCATGGAACTGGCTGAATTCCATATCGTTGTGGATGTAAAATCAACTGTGGCGTGTGACCCCAGTAACCAATACCTACCACTACATCGGGTTCAAACCAGCGATAATACCATTCTTTTTCTTGTGCTGAATCAAAGTGAACTGCATGGGCGTCAACACCCAATTCTAACAAACCTTTGTATAAAAGATCTCCTTGAGTTGCAAGCCCACCTGGCGACGGCGGATAATCATAAAGCACTAATACTTTCATCTAAATTAATTTTATTAAATTATTTATTCAAAAATTGAATCGCATCATCTGAGTTATTGAAAATCCAAAATGCCTCAACTTTTGGTGTTGTTTTTGCTTCCCAACTGTTTTCCTCGAAGCCGTATGTCTCGGTTATTAGCTTATATTTTTTAATCCATATCTCGTTTTTGAGCGTTTCAAAGTAAGAGGCCTTTTCAATTGCTCTTGGAAAATATTTTTTTTCCCCATCTTCATAGGCAAAAGCCCAAAGTGCATCAGCATAAATTTTGCCTTCACTCCAAAGCATAATAACAGCTCTACTCACTTCCTCGTGACGTAAATGTTTTGTGTATTCCCCTTTCGGACTATGTGTTATTATTAAATCAAAATGTTTTTGGGGCAATAAATCCAATAGGTGTTGTTCGACTTCAATTGTCTCCAAAGATCTTTGTTCAGGACCATCATCAAGATTTCCCATTATTCCTTGTGCATTAAGAATTTTTAAAACCTTGCAAAATTTAGAGGAGCGGTCTTCATCATTTTTTCTACAAAGACAAATAATAAAATAGTTCCAATAAGGATTACTCAAGATTGTTCCTCCTGCCCAAAGGATTTCATCATCAGGATGTGCAACTATTATGAGTACTGATCTATTTAATTTAGCATCCATTTTTTCAAAATTATTTTTTAACTACCTGATTAATGTTAGTGATTACTATTGTTTAATCTTTGTCTGTTGTTAATAATTTTAACTTCATTAAAAGCACTAGAAATGTAATGATTTTTTTTATTTTTTTGTATCAATTTAATCAATAAAATTTTCATAAATAACTGATTTTCAATCTACATATCCTTTTGTGTAAAAACAAGAAAGCAAAAGAAATGAATGAACCATCCTAAATTTAAATTCGACTTTACAATTTGTTTTCACAATATTCTATTATGAATAAAGTACCTAAAATCAAAAACCAATAAATCTGCAAAAAGCCTGTACTACTAATACTTCAAAGAACGAATCGTACCATTTTCAAAACGACTTTCTATCATTTCTTCAAAAACATAATAGATATATCGGGAAAAGTCGATATATTTGCCTTATGAATTATGTAGAACTATTTAAGGCATTATCTAACAAGTCCAGATTACAAATGCTGGAATGGTTAAAAGAGCCTGAACTAAATTTCCCAGAACAGTTAGTTGCTGGTTTTGAGCATGGTGTTTGCGTAGGACAAATTCAGGCCAAAGCGGGACTAACCCAATCCACTGTTTCAGAATATTTGTCAATTCTTCAGCGTGCCGGATTCATAGAATCTAAGCGTGTTGGACAATGGACCTATTACAAACGCAACGAAAAAGCATTTACTGCATTGAGCGAATTAATTGAATCTAATTTATAAAATAGTATGAACACAAATAGTTTATTTACGCCCTTCAACTTGAAGACGCTAAATCTTAAAAATAGAATAGTAATGGCGCCAATGACGCGTTCATTTTCTCCAAATGGAGTACCTACAGATAAAGTGGCTGCTTATTATCAAAAAAGAGCCGAAGGCAAAGTTGGATTAATATTATCGGAAGGGACTGTTATTAATAGACCTTCGTCATCAAATGATGCCAATGTTCCTCACTTTTATGGAGACCAATCATTAGCTGGATGGAAAAAAGTAATTGATGGCGTTCATGCTGTCGGCGGCCAGATGGGACCACAAATATGGCATATGGGAATTATGGACAATCACCATTCGGGTTGGGTCCCTCCTGTTCCTTTTGAAGGTCCATCAGGATTAAACAGACCTGGTTTTAGTAATGGCAATACAATGACCATAAAAGACATTGAAGACACCATAGTAGCTTTTGGACAAGCTGCCGCTGATGCCAAGAGATTAGGATTTGATTGTATCGAAATCCATGGCGCCCACGATTATCTAATAGACCAATTTTTCTGGGACGCAACAAATCAGCGTACCGATGTTTATGGCGGAAAAAGTCTAGCGGAACGTACTCGTTTTGCGGTTGAAGTCATCAAAGAAATCAGAAAACAAGTAGGTGAAGATTTTGCCGTTATTATGCGAATTTCTCAATTCAAACCCGCTGATTATAATTTCAAACTAGCGAAAACCCCTCAAGAAATGGAAGCTTGGCTTACCCCATTAATAGATGCTGGCGTAGATATTTTACATTGTTCACAGCGTCGTTTTTGGGAACCTGAATTTGAAGAGAATGACCTTAACTTTGCAGGATGGGCAAAAAA
Coding sequences within:
- a CDS encoding OB-fold protein; this encodes MSKKAKLIILIPIIIGLFGFFAYNYVMYGGARNLTTEETIFAVTSSSISSEFITNIEKANEKYLEKAITIKGKITASNTNNVILDGVIICSCNNQELPIKTEEIVTVKGRVVGYDDLMGELKLDQCFVIKN
- a CDS encoding YceI family protein, which codes for MMTRTGQIKFEASEPSFEPVAAESNSVSAVLDGSNGEFAVLALIKTFKFKVPLMEEHFNENYLESSKYPKATFKGKIINFDASKLTTSEKYDLEGDLTIHGVTKKIKTKITLVSKDGKLYVTNSFNVKAHDFDIKIPSIVKSKVSDDVNVVFDFILDKK
- a CDS encoding c-type cytochrome produces the protein MKKFKAACSVLVIAFAMMSCSGGSDDPVTPPVTPPTDGGGGSTVTNPTYTANIKAIIDGNCISCHGPGGEQSDHPLLTYAQVSARSSDIKERIAKPAGDPMVMPKGGKLSQANIDLINKWITNGMPN
- a CDS encoding DUF5777 family beta-barrel protein, whose translation is MNVKLIFFLLFGLLVASHASAQDDLLKELDTVKSKEKQVAVAAFKGLQICNMQSTKLAGKGEWYVLISHRFGDLTEGLDNFFGLDDAYTKLGAIYGVTNWLSIGLSRQTNNKIYELTAKYRFKSQEIDGFPVTIVGYNTMDINSNLSTDIYPGLKPYNRLAYSTQLLISRKFTDKFSAELTPIYIHKNLYDQTTEKENQFTLGMGGRYKLTKRLSVNFEYAPRIDAPENIVYHDLLSLGLDIDTGGHIFQLVFSNCQTMNDVYVFTDATGKWNGGSLYFGFNLYRVF
- a CDS encoding sensor histidine kinase; the encoded protein is MNDSVMYSGSTSQKIKMYTIYWLGYILLFSLIQGLPTADFWRALSNECYSVLPKILFVLLIVEVAMPLLFFKKKRALFILIYVLSILFFAFIQRLIDNYIIIAFNLTEWKIEPLFSAPAYLYNVIKLQFVITIPLAIKLVYYLAEEKNRVQAILSEKLEAELFSLRNQFHPHFLFNVLNSLYSKILSKSDDSADIVLQISDFLRYSVYDVNSRHIPLEKEIEYLKNYISLQQLRFDNRLELSFSTNGICKNQFIEPFLILPFIENSFKYCLDDVNSQAWITISISASEDWLTIKIENSLPPDFSKNRNIENQYSGVGIANVKRRLELLYPNQHNLIIKNEEDSFFVSLKIKINDTH
- a CDS encoding CHRD domain-containing protein, which translates into the protein MKSVFNFSVILLLLFIGVSCSNSDDNPTPTPTPIIVTFNATLDGASEVPANASTATGTATLSYNKTTKIFTLNLTYSGLTPTMGHIHVGAVGVSGSVVFPFSNLMSPFSYTSAALTTAQEADLLANNYYVNLHTATFPGGEIRGQLTTSNPGGTGGGTY
- a CDS encoding alpha-amylase family glycosyl hydrolase: MKKSALILMLLFGFSLVANAKNIEVYPTNWWTGMKTNSIQLLIRSTDDSFASDKVSINYPGITVVKTHSFPNQKYIAVDIVIAPETVAGDVTIELNQKVGKQKIKWPLYNRRSGNGTEYAQGVTSSDFIDLIMVDRFSNGDVTNDKVKGMRDQSLNRNEMFDRHGGDLQGVLNNLDYVQGLGVTTLWFTPIMENDMEKRTEHGYAITNHYKIDKRYGDDALYEKLSDQLHKRGMKLIFDAVYNHIGSFHFLELDPPANDWVHRWPTYTQTNYREIPLFDPYGAKSDKKRMSDGWFDKIMPDINQGNPFMANFIIQNCIWHIEKFGIDGVRLDTYTYNDLDFANRCNKAIMDEFPKISIFGEIMVHGVANQAYFEQNNMDVSFKSNLPSVVDFQSLYYGIIPALTEPFGWKEGVNRLYYTLSSDYLSKNPMQKVLLLDNHDEPRFFSVVGENVEKQKMGFQWLLTCRGIPQLYYGSEVLMKGFKNPDGLVRSDFPGGWKEDSKNAFTGKGMTDDEKSTQDLVRKLGNFRKNASALKTGKMMHYVPVDGLYVYFRYDENQTIMCVMNTSNSEKEIDFKKYNERTAGFASAKNVITEEGFDTSKKTAIPAMRMWVMELKK
- a CDS encoding LytR/AlgR family response regulator transcription factor — translated: MTPTRINCIIIEDELPASILLEMHIAKFDFLDLKGKFMSTNNAVNLLKTQKIDLLFLDINLPGKSGIEFAKSLPNDIGIIFTTANPQYAVEGFELEAIDYLLKPISFDRFSKAIQKYCKIQKTNQEFEQLSKAETERPFVFVKCERKKLKLYLDEIDYFESQGNYLLIHTEKDCFKTHQSITEMIEKLPEGFFCRIHRSFLITLKKVSQFNSRSVTIKNKVLPIGRLYASKTNVLLQSILINHC